In Amycolatopsis sp. EV170708-02-1, the following are encoded in one genomic region:
- a CDS encoding Fpg/Nei family DNA glycosylase, which yields MPELPEVEALAHHLREHAVGKTVFRVDVSSLSVLKTATPPWTELHGREVTGAGRFGKHLDLVAGDLHLVVHLARAGWLRWSDALSPTPLKPGKGPISLRVHLDAAAGPGFDLTEAGTKKGLAVWIVRDPEKEVASIARLGPDALSLDRTQLEKLFAGRTERLKTALTDQSLIAGIGNAYSDEIMHMAKLSPYATTGKLSEAALDGLSEAIREVLTSAVTRSVGQSAARLKGEKRSGLRVHARTGLPCPVCGDTIREISFADKSFQYCPTCQTGGKPLADRRMSRLLK from the coding sequence ATGCCCGAGTTACCCGAGGTCGAAGCGCTCGCTCACCACCTGCGTGAACACGCGGTGGGCAAGACGGTCTTCCGCGTCGACGTGTCGTCCCTCAGCGTGCTGAAGACGGCGACCCCGCCCTGGACCGAGCTGCACGGCCGCGAGGTCACCGGGGCAGGCCGGTTCGGCAAACATCTGGATCTCGTCGCCGGGGATCTCCATCTGGTCGTCCACCTGGCGAGGGCGGGCTGGCTGCGCTGGTCCGACGCGTTGTCGCCGACGCCGCTCAAACCCGGCAAGGGGCCCATCTCGCTGCGCGTCCATCTCGACGCGGCCGCCGGGCCGGGCTTCGATCTCACCGAGGCCGGCACGAAGAAGGGCTTGGCGGTCTGGATCGTGCGGGACCCGGAGAAGGAGGTCGCGAGTATCGCGCGGCTCGGGCCGGACGCGCTTTCGCTGGACCGCACGCAGCTCGAGAAGTTGTTCGCCGGGCGCACCGAACGGTTGAAGACGGCGCTGACCGACCAGTCGCTGATCGCCGGGATCGGCAACGCCTACTCCGACGAGATCATGCACATGGCGAAGCTTTCCCCGTACGCCACCACCGGAAAGCTGTCCGAGGCGGCGCTCGACGGGCTCTCCGAGGCGATCCGCGAGGTGCTGACCAGCGCCGTGACGCGTTCGGTCGGCCAGTCCGCGGCCCGGCTCAAGGGTGAGAAGCGGTCCGGGTTGCGGGTGCACGCCCGCACCGGGCTGCCGTGTCCGGTCTGCGGCGACACGATCCGCGAGATCTCGTTCGCGGACAAGTCGTTCCAGTACTGCCCGACCTGCCAGACCGGCGGGAAACCCCTCGCGGACCGGCGGATGTCGCGCCTGCTCAAGTGA
- a CDS encoding RNA polymerase sigma factor, whose product MTEQGTVPLQAASESDEQALLQRLRDGEDAAFGELFELHAAAVRRLARSLAADRSEAEDITAETFFRVLQALRRGAGPRDYVRAYLLTVARRVSWEWHGARRDVPVSDDELTFRAGAGADTHARTAEHSLITTAFTSLPERWRSVLWQTEVEGEQPSMVAPHFGLSANATAALARRARQGLRAAYLQAHLSVSRGPDSCRAVVEKLGGFTAGSVTGAEARRIKTHLIACQSCRATHDELRDVCSSLRAHAGVVALLVPAAAGAHASGALSGLAASVKGLLLGSKVKVGLAVASTAAAGAVGIVAGPAVFGTDVTHTVGLSGGGLPELALLPAQVAPPAQGRPVELPPQRIAQDQLHGKGAAQPAVTGRGPGAELGVSDMPSLPGVGTPRKELGGGDVAPPPDEQNPTQEETSPRNEVPDPGTGSNQTTSKRDDIPPEESFRPTEESLSPTTTTSRDSTEQSTTPESTTYPEGSSSTETGTPESTTGTSSGDTSADEPSPVKPTSHYPEPGVDYPTCP is encoded by the coding sequence ATGACCGAGCAGGGCACGGTGCCGCTTCAGGCGGCCTCGGAATCCGACGAGCAGGCATTGCTCCAGCGTCTCCGTGACGGGGAGGACGCTGCCTTCGGGGAGCTTTTCGAACTTCACGCCGCCGCCGTGCGGCGATTGGCCCGCAGTCTGGCCGCCGATCGGTCGGAGGCGGAGGACATCACCGCCGAGACCTTCTTCCGGGTGCTTCAGGCGTTGCGCCGGGGCGCCGGGCCGCGTGACTACGTCCGGGCCTATCTGCTGACGGTGGCTCGCCGGGTCTCGTGGGAGTGGCACGGCGCGCGCCGTGACGTGCCGGTGAGCGACGACGAGCTGACCTTCCGGGCCGGGGCCGGTGCGGACACGCATGCCCGGACGGCCGAACATTCGCTGATCACGACCGCTTTCACGAGTTTGCCGGAGCGCTGGCGTTCGGTGTTGTGGCAGACGGAGGTCGAAGGCGAGCAGCCGTCGATGGTCGCGCCGCATTTCGGGTTGAGCGCGAACGCGACGGCGGCGCTGGCCCGCCGGGCGCGGCAGGGGCTGCGGGCGGCGTATCTGCAGGCGCATCTGTCGGTGAGCCGCGGGCCTGATTCGTGCCGTGCGGTGGTGGAGAAGCTGGGCGGGTTCACCGCGGGCAGCGTGACCGGGGCCGAGGCCCGCCGCATCAAGACCCACTTGATCGCCTGCCAGTCGTGCCGGGCCACTCACGACGAGCTGCGTGACGTCTGTTCTTCGCTGCGCGCGCACGCCGGTGTGGTGGCGCTGCTGGTGCCCGCGGCCGCCGGCGCCCACGCGAGCGGGGCGTTGTCCGGGCTCGCCGCGTCGGTCAAGGGACTTCTGCTCGGATCCAAGGTGAAGGTCGGTCTCGCGGTGGCGTCGACGGCCGCCGCCGGTGCGGTCGGGATCGTCGCCGGTCCGGCCGTGTTCGGCACCGACGTCACCCACACGGTCGGTCTGTCCGGGGGTGGGCTGCCGGAGCTGGCGTTGCTGCCGGCACAGGTCGCGCCGCCCGCCCAGGGCCGGCCGGTGGAGCTGCCGCCGCAGCGGATCGCGCAGGACCAGCTGCACGGCAAGGGCGCCGCCCAGCCCGCCGTCACCGGACGAGGCCCCGGCGCCGAGCTCGGGGTGTCCGACATGCCGAGCCTGCCCGGGGTGGGCACGCCGCGGAAGGAACTGGGCGGCGGAGACGTCGCGCCGCCGCCGGACGAGCAGAATCCGACGCAGGAGGAGACCTCGCCGCGTAACGAGGTCCCGGATCCCGGCACCGGCAGCAACCAGACCACTTCGAAGCGGGACGACATCCCGCCGGAGGAATCGTTCAGGCCCACCGAGGAGTCGCTGAGCCCGACCACGACGACTTCACGGGACTCGACCGAGCAGTCGACCACGCCGGAGTCGACGACTTACCCGGAAGGGTCCTCTTCGACGGAGACCGGTACCCCCGAAAGCACGACGGGGACATCGTCCGGCGACACCTCGGCGGACGAGCCGAGCCCGGTCAAACCGACTTCCCACTATCCGGAACCGGGTGTCGACTACCCGACGTGCCCATAA
- a CDS encoding YiaA/YiaB family inner membrane protein, translating to MTKTSAAPPTTVAFFVQAALSFGLALLAVVIGIWYLPVDGWVRGFLALGMLFLTTSAFTLAKCIRDRQDENTVVSRVDQARVDKLLSEHDPFKTPAL from the coding sequence ATGACGAAAACCTCCGCAGCGCCGCCCACCACCGTCGCGTTCTTCGTCCAGGCCGCCCTCTCGTTCGGCCTGGCGCTGCTCGCGGTCGTCATCGGCATTTGGTACCTGCCGGTCGACGGCTGGGTCCGCGGCTTCCTCGCCCTCGGCATGCTCTTCCTGACCACTTCGGCGTTCACGCTCGCCAAGTGCATCCGTGACCGGCAGGACGAGAACACCGTCGTCAGCAGAGTCGACCAGGCCCGCGTCGACAAGCTCCTGTCGGAGCACGACCCCTTCAAAACGCCCGCGCTCTAG
- a CDS encoding Imm10 family immunity protein, whose protein sequence is MKLTAAEVGFFEDYEDEETLEVGVAGVDESGAPRSFSFQRSTYEPDEQEIRAGMDSYNVSTERGLTVYGCLRSVRLSEMVLTLEFSAEDAEILEISAPVEVNLSEAQVDAENLTRKLREVLDWGSLEKRPDLIGLDVQDPPRRLNRNRS, encoded by the coding sequence ATGAAATTGACCGCTGCTGAGGTCGGGTTCTTCGAGGACTACGAGGACGAAGAGACCCTTGAAGTAGGCGTTGCCGGGGTGGACGAGTCCGGTGCCCCGAGATCGTTCTCATTTCAGCGATCCACGTATGAACCGGATGAGCAGGAAATCCGGGCGGGGATGGATTCCTACAACGTTTCGACTGAGCGAGGTTTGACCGTATACGGCTGCCTGCGCAGTGTGCGACTCTCCGAAATGGTGCTCACGCTGGAATTCTCCGCTGAGGATGCGGAGATTCTTGAGATCTCGGCGCCCGTCGAAGTGAACCTGAGTGAAGCGCAGGTGGATGCGGAAAATCTGACTCGGAAGCTCCGTGAGGTTCTGGACTGGGGCTCTCTTGAGAAGCGGCCGGATTTGATCGGCCTGGACGTCCAGGATCCGCCTCGCCGTCTGAATCGCAATCGTTCTTGA
- a CDS encoding immunity 7 family protein, which translates to MFEYHGWVTIQASPSGDDDAALLERIVERVHRAVRDFGDGDLLDLRWTAGVPVLHLGGMDKHGTAIAPELVDLFTRVGDLAPGSYGLLHVWDDQDPEHDNEFKVYRMARGLVTERGDEHLSPVAPTVMDGYEI; encoded by the coding sequence GTGTTCGAATACCACGGGTGGGTGACCATCCAAGCGAGCCCTTCCGGTGACGACGACGCCGCGCTGCTGGAGCGCATCGTCGAGCGGGTGCACCGTGCCGTCCGCGACTTCGGCGACGGCGACCTGCTCGACCTCCGCTGGACGGCTGGGGTGCCGGTGCTGCACCTGGGCGGCATGGACAAACACGGCACGGCGATCGCGCCCGAGCTGGTGGACCTCTTCACCCGCGTCGGCGACCTCGCGCCCGGCTCGTACGGCCTCCTGCACGTCTGGGACGACCAGGATCCCGAGCACGACAACGAGTTCAAGGTGTACCGGATGGCCCGCGGCCTGGTCACCGAACGCGGCGACGAGCACCTGTCCCCGGTCGCGCCGACCGTGATGGACGGCTACGAGATCTGA
- a CDS encoding DUF2716 domain-containing protein — protein sequence MNNAWEAISRVADEPAWYWVYDKLAFWPSTYAHAWPGFREPAPSVAWDLAPGGLDRASAEFRVGPYAVEQNDVARVALSALKDCVAEDEWVWVLHWQHQSYRFYPHRHAALDPWPVPVFPRTDYHMFLANDFRFGTLGHPWERTLCVYGEKLVPAFEKHGEQVFKNALRRNGAPAAMVGGPA from the coding sequence GTGAACAACGCTTGGGAAGCCATCTCCAGGGTCGCAGATGAGCCCGCCTGGTACTGGGTCTACGACAAGCTCGCGTTCTGGCCGAGCACCTACGCGCACGCCTGGCCGGGTTTCCGCGAGCCCGCCCCGTCCGTCGCGTGGGATCTCGCGCCCGGCGGCCTCGACCGCGCGTCCGCCGAATTCCGCGTCGGCCCGTACGCCGTCGAGCAGAACGACGTCGCCCGCGTCGCCCTCTCGGCGCTGAAGGACTGCGTCGCCGAGGACGAGTGGGTCTGGGTGCTGCACTGGCAGCATCAGTCGTACCGCTTCTACCCGCATCGGCACGCCGCGCTCGACCCGTGGCCGGTCCCGGTGTTCCCGCGCACCGACTACCACATGTTCCTGGCGAACGACTTCCGCTTCGGCACGCTCGGGCACCCGTGGGAACGGACGCTGTGCGTCTACGGCGAGAAGCTCGTGCCCGCCTTCGAAAAGCACGGCGAACAGGTTTTCAAGAACGCGCTGCGGCGTAACGGGGCACCGGCCGCCATGGTGGGCGGACCTGCCTAA
- the fliL gene encoding flagellar basal body-associated protein FliL: MVSWQEELRNLDEELASGRLSADDYRLRRDQVLSSAVAYGDPAQQPVQQPGQQPQQPFQQQQPPPAPQQQQAPQQQPGQPSADSTQIIAPVNQPQGGEGERTQVVPNWQQQQQADPNRTQVVPPVASPPGGFPQQGQASPAGGFPQQGQASPAGGFAQQHQGYQQQQPQQQGWTDNDASPPWGGSDFPPISPVGSTEWVKQGPELFEDKPKGKGGKIAIIAIVAVLVLAGLGVGGYFAFKGGGDTPPDPTAAPQSSQAQPAPPSSTKPKTPEELLFEKIPEQSGEEDAKSGAIPAAQLAEIAGLEKGEADLVIAAGVKQVAYRGSQKQPDETGPQPAKISVTVIPLTSPGAAGDLVKQLRQYQTSNGFVQITEPLPGMPPKLNFQKKIDGDKGTYRGTWISGNNIVRVDILQNPLGGEEGEKALSGTYQRAVKKTLENYSVTS, translated from the coding sequence GTGGTGTCCTGGCAGGAAGAGCTGCGCAATCTGGACGAAGAGCTCGCATCTGGACGGCTCTCCGCGGACGATTACCGGCTCCGCCGTGACCAGGTGCTGTCCTCGGCGGTCGCGTATGGCGACCCCGCCCAGCAACCGGTCCAGCAGCCCGGTCAGCAGCCGCAGCAGCCTTTCCAGCAGCAGCAGCCGCCGCCCGCTCCGCAACAGCAGCAGGCGCCGCAGCAGCAGCCCGGCCAGCCCAGCGCCGACTCGACGCAGATCATCGCGCCGGTGAACCAGCCGCAGGGCGGTGAGGGCGAGCGCACGCAGGTCGTCCCGAACTGGCAGCAACAGCAGCAGGCGGATCCGAACCGCACCCAGGTCGTGCCGCCGGTGGCGTCGCCGCCGGGCGGTTTCCCGCAGCAGGGCCAGGCGTCCCCGGCCGGTGGCTTCCCCCAGCAGGGCCAGGCCTCGCCCGCGGGCGGCTTCGCGCAGCAGCACCAGGGCTATCAGCAGCAACAGCCGCAGCAGCAGGGCTGGACCGACAACGACGCCAGCCCGCCGTGGGGTGGCTCGGACTTCCCGCCGATCTCGCCGGTCGGCAGCACGGAATGGGTCAAGCAGGGCCCCGAGCTGTTCGAGGACAAGCCCAAGGGCAAGGGCGGCAAGATCGCGATCATCGCGATCGTCGCCGTCCTGGTGCTCGCCGGTCTGGGCGTCGGTGGCTACTTCGCGTTCAAGGGCGGCGGCGACACCCCGCCGGACCCGACGGCCGCGCCGCAGTCGTCCCAGGCGCAGCCCGCCCCGCCGTCGTCGACCAAGCCGAAGACGCCCGAAGAGCTGCTCTTCGAGAAGATCCCGGAGCAGTCCGGTGAAGAGGACGCGAAGAGCGGCGCGATCCCCGCGGCCCAGCTCGCCGAGATCGCCGGGCTGGAGAAGGGCGAGGCTGATCTGGTCATCGCCGCCGGCGTGAAGCAGGTCGCGTACCGCGGCTCGCAGAAGCAGCCGGACGAGACCGGCCCGCAGCCGGCGAAGATCTCGGTCACCGTCATCCCGCTGACCAGCCCCGGCGCCGCCGGTGACCTGGTCAAGCAGCTGCGCCAGTACCAGACGAGCAACGGGTTCGTGCAGATCACCGAGCCGCTGCCGGGCATGCCGCCGAAGCTGAACTTCCAGAAGAAGATCGACGGCGACAAGGGCACCTACCGGGGCACGTGGATCAGCGGCAACAACATCGTGCGCGTCGACATCCTGCAGAACCCGCTCGGCGGGGAAGAGGGCGAGAAGGCGTTGAGCGGCACGTACCAGCGTGCGGTGAAGAAGACGCTGGAAAACTACTCCGTCACCAGCTGA
- a CDS encoding methyltransferase, which translates to MPAETARLLTTLLSLAEDTGSLSDELHFAGWDAAERVPLDHGAANVLRALVLPKAAKVLEVGAGFGGLTRYLGEVSATVHAVEADPVRAAAVRARTRDLGTVSVHDRPPSDGYDLVVIQQPYATRGSLESVRERLSPMGAVVVLTSSRAVTGTLAAAGLEVQRELLCSPGHEVARAVRSERIDSELPRLAAAITGGPANGLALLCGPGAAALWPAFRLATYFNTAERAAFACTRADVVRTGEGAEVRRVPLVPSPPVAGISVGPCTDKVYDAPTMVEVLLDEPERVAELLTGWRDLVRAEAARGVEALWDLVPHNVLVDGAVLRPIDLEWRHEGAGVPEVIERGVLVLADKLTDAGWSAAAGDGSMRDLAGWLGVLIGLHPSFVDGALEREVAFSTIGSCGTAHGTDEVRAAIAGIWRKRLARTVHEYRSTKVGAGVAANEDEVAKR; encoded by the coding sequence ATGCCCGCGGAGACGGCACGGCTGCTCACCACCCTGCTCTCCCTGGCCGAGGACACCGGTTCGCTGTCCGACGAGCTGCACTTCGCCGGCTGGGACGCCGCCGAGCGCGTCCCGCTCGACCACGGCGCCGCGAACGTCCTCCGGGCGCTCGTGCTGCCGAAGGCGGCGAAGGTCCTGGAGGTCGGCGCCGGTTTCGGTGGCCTGACCAGGTATTTGGGCGAGGTCTCGGCGACGGTGCACGCCGTCGAGGCCGACCCGGTCCGTGCCGCCGCGGTGCGGGCCCGCACCCGTGACCTCGGCACGGTCTCGGTGCATGACCGGCCGCCGTCCGACGGCTACGACCTCGTCGTGATCCAGCAGCCGTACGCGACGCGGGGTTCGCTGGAGTCGGTTCGCGAGCGGTTGTCGCCGATGGGCGCCGTCGTGGTTCTGACGTCTTCTCGCGCAGTAACCGGGACGCTCGCGGCGGCCGGCCTCGAAGTCCAGCGTGAGCTGCTCTGTTCTCCTGGGCACGAGGTCGCCCGCGCGGTACGGAGCGAGCGGATCGACAGCGAACTGCCGCGGCTGGCCGCGGCGATCACCGGTGGTCCCGCGAACGGGCTCGCCCTGCTCTGCGGCCCCGGCGCCGCCGCGCTCTGGCCCGCGTTCCGGCTCGCGACCTACTTCAACACCGCCGAGCGCGCCGCGTTCGCGTGTACGCGCGCCGACGTCGTGCGCACCGGGGAGGGTGCCGAAGTCCGCCGCGTGCCGCTGGTGCCGTCGCCGCCGGTGGCCGGGATCTCGGTCGGACCGTGCACGGACAAGGTGTACGACGCCCCGACGATGGTCGAAGTCCTGCTCGACGAGCCGGAGCGGGTCGCGGAGCTGCTCACCGGCTGGCGGGATCTCGTCCGTGCGGAGGCCGCGCGCGGGGTCGAGGCGCTGTGGGATCTGGTGCCGCACAACGTCCTCGTCGACGGTGCGGTGCTGCGCCCGATCGACCTCGAGTGGCGGCACGAGGGTGCCGGGGTGCCCGAAGTGATCGAGCGCGGGGTGCTGGTGCTCGCCGACAAGCTCACCGACGCGGGCTGGTCCGCGGCGGCGGGTGACGGCTCGATGCGCGATCTGGCGGGCTGGCTCGGCGTGCTGATCGGTCTCCATCCCTCCTTTGTGGACGGTGCGCTGGAGCGAGAGGTGGCCTTCTCCACGATCGGCTCGTGCGGCACCGCGCACGGCACGGACGAGGTACGCGCGGCGATCGCCGGGATTTGGCGAAAGCGCCTGGCGCGAACTGTCCACGAGTACCGTTCAACGAAGGTCGGCGCCGGTGTGGCGGCGAACGAAGACGAGGTAGCGAAGCGATGA
- a CDS encoding glycosyltransferase family 4 protein, producing the protein MTSLHTAGVLTPDRPVGHLFELRGWTTGISRIGEMSVTIADVEANLYPEPCPGAPEGTFGWRAVPATFVPAGVQDVVVTGPDEQVLNQATVHVGTLPGEEPLWLGELEAPKQGKVTEGHVVYVTGWALLQGRAPNLIEVMVEGGGTVSARTRLPRKDVPKEFPGFDDAAVSGFEAWVPIDLPYGEERTLSLRVRYRTEGVGEVVSAKRTFTLRNPVADLDDAELADELAGDTARAMARVNIPTDPKHVLVFTHSLGVGGGQLWLQELLSRMVTDHGWQVSLVSETDGPLRADCHELGIPVHVTTHYRNQTVPAYEGHVAELARFAKCSGAGVALVNTLGGFVGADAAKRAGMPTAWVIHESFSLPAFAYQNWGPVKPPAAVWQRWESTLAEVDKLLFVADATREMFLPYSKPERCRTVRYGTPMHKFGGRTRSETRHQARNMLGYSPDDIVLVNIGIAESRKGQAPLISAMERIHKIHPEAKLSIVGLHPSPYGLAMEESVKRAGLEKSVSLVPIQPDPLRWLQAADIFVNSSDIESLPRSILEAVCCGVPVAATDVFGAREMIVDGETGWLFETNDVDALTAALLRALGTSATRRREMAKAAYEKLLPWLDPAGYAREYSEILTELSGGVHV; encoded by the coding sequence ATGACGAGCCTGCATACCGCCGGCGTTCTCACCCCGGACCGGCCGGTCGGGCACCTGTTCGAGCTCCGGGGCTGGACGACCGGGATCAGCCGGATCGGCGAGATGTCCGTGACCATCGCGGACGTCGAGGCGAACCTGTATCCCGAGCCGTGCCCGGGCGCGCCCGAAGGCACCTTCGGCTGGCGTGCCGTCCCGGCCACCTTCGTGCCCGCGGGCGTTCAGGACGTCGTCGTCACCGGTCCGGACGAGCAGGTGCTGAACCAGGCGACCGTCCACGTCGGAACGCTGCCGGGTGAAGAACCGCTGTGGCTGGGTGAACTCGAAGCACCGAAGCAGGGCAAGGTCACCGAAGGTCACGTCGTCTACGTGACGGGATGGGCGCTGCTGCAGGGGCGGGCACCCAACCTGATCGAGGTCATGGTCGAGGGCGGCGGCACGGTCAGCGCGCGCACCCGGCTGCCGCGCAAGGACGTGCCCAAGGAGTTCCCCGGCTTCGACGACGCCGCCGTGAGCGGCTTCGAGGCCTGGGTGCCCATCGACCTCCCGTACGGCGAAGAGCGGACGCTGTCGCTTCGCGTCCGGTACCGCACCGAAGGCGTCGGCGAGGTCGTGTCGGCGAAGCGCACCTTCACGCTTCGCAACCCCGTCGCGGACCTGGACGACGCCGAACTCGCCGATGAACTGGCGGGCGACACCGCCCGCGCGATGGCACGGGTGAACATCCCGACCGACCCGAAGCACGTGCTGGTGTTCACGCACAGCCTCGGCGTCGGCGGCGGGCAGCTGTGGCTGCAGGAACTGCTGAGCCGGATGGTGACCGACCACGGGTGGCAGGTCAGCCTGGTCAGTGAGACCGACGGCCCGCTGCGCGCGGACTGCCACGAACTCGGCATCCCCGTGCACGTCACCACGCATTACCGGAACCAGACGGTGCCCGCATATGAAGGACATGTCGCCGAGCTGGCGCGCTTCGCGAAGTGCTCCGGAGCGGGCGTCGCACTCGTCAACACTCTCGGCGGCTTCGTCGGCGCCGACGCGGCGAAGCGTGCCGGGATGCCGACGGCGTGGGTCATCCACGAAAGCTTCTCGCTGCCCGCGTTCGCCTACCAGAACTGGGGCCCGGTGAAACCGCCCGCCGCGGTCTGGCAGCGCTGGGAAAGCACCCTCGCCGAGGTCGACAAGCTGCTGTTCGTCGCGGACGCGACACGTGAGATGTTCCTGCCGTACAGCAAGCCGGAACGCTGCCGGACGGTCCGCTACGGCACGCCCATGCACAAGTTCGGCGGCCGGACGCGGTCGGAGACCCGGCACCAGGCGCGCAACATGCTCGGCTACTCGCCGGACGACATCGTGCTGGTCAACATCGGCATCGCGGAATCCCGCAAGGGGCAGGCCCCGCTGATCTCGGCGATGGAGCGGATCCACAAGATCCACCCCGAGGCGAAGCTGTCCATCGTCGGCCTGCACCCGTCGCCGTACGGGCTCGCGATGGAGGAATCGGTCAAGCGCGCGGGGCTGGAGAAGTCGGTCAGCCTGGTGCCGATCCAGCCGGATCCGCTGCGCTGGCTGCAGGCCGCGGACATCTTCGTGAACAGCTCCGACATCGAGTCGCTGCCGCGCTCGATCCTCGAAGCCGTCTGCTGTGGCGTCCCGGTCGCGGCGACCGACGTGTTCGGCGCGCGGGAGATGATCGTCGACGGCGAGACGGGCTGGCTGTTCGAGACCAACGACGTCGACGCGCTGACGGCGGCGCTGCTGCGCGCGCTGGGCACGTCGGCCACGCGCCGCCGCGAGATGGCCAAGGCCGCGTACGAGAAGCTGCTGCCGTGGCTCGACCCGGCGGGCTACGCGCGCGAGTACTCCGAAATCCTGACCGAACTGAGTGGGGGCGTTCATGTCTGA
- a CDS encoding glycosyltransferase has product MTELCFVSAEGGSAFMEELLEVVADAVRTAGGKARTAIGTYPEADSDTVYVVVPHEYFVTIPDADFPTAAQCRRTIGFCVEHPGTATFERNAELLSILGGAVDINTDSTAELRRRGIGVEHFQLGYSPLWDLWGGDLDSPRDLDVTYLGTAERRRSVLLGSYARDLAGLRTRLLTPPHEPMTAARVDFLPGKAKFEHLARSRFLLNLHRERKQTLEWVRTLEAMTNGCVVVSETSVDVEPLVPGEHLVLARPEALGSVVAALADEPERERHLRSAAYGFVKSLDMTASARRLIELASSLGSAPAADIAPARALATSLRNPEDALAIDTPSFDARFAGDRSAAGPASARGTALSARIAQRTAGARRVATRSWEPAAASTAGTADVDVLIVRRTGEVDPDDLANDLLTGSVTPRKVLVGEDGVHPWPRPRPYDVLLHDTPLGRGLTRNSLLERSTASWLLVLDGGMRASEFLLERLLAVSEGADVVHCPVADPVDGLVGALPPEERRLRTLPYLGSGYLVRRSLVDEFGGWNTEVLFEGLEDHLFWRRVAAAARPTTLVQQVLLRRLRPDPDSRPMDLDPHRVWAAVGAL; this is encoded by the coding sequence GTGACCGAACTCTGCTTCGTCTCCGCCGAGGGCGGTTCCGCCTTCATGGAGGAGCTCCTGGAGGTGGTCGCCGACGCCGTGCGCACCGCCGGTGGCAAGGCCAGGACCGCGATCGGCACGTACCCCGAGGCCGACAGCGACACCGTGTACGTCGTCGTCCCCCACGAGTACTTCGTGACCATCCCGGACGCCGACTTCCCGACCGCCGCGCAGTGCCGCCGCACCATCGGGTTCTGCGTCGAGCACCCCGGAACGGCGACCTTCGAACGCAACGCCGAACTGCTGTCCATCCTGGGCGGCGCCGTCGACATCAACACCGATTCGACCGCCGAGCTGCGGCGGCGCGGGATCGGCGTCGAGCATTTCCAGCTCGGCTACAGCCCGCTGTGGGATCTGTGGGGCGGAGACCTCGACAGCCCGCGCGACCTCGACGTCACCTATCTCGGCACGGCCGAACGGCGTCGTTCGGTGCTGCTCGGCTCGTACGCGCGGGACCTCGCCGGCCTGCGGACGCGGCTGCTGACCCCGCCGCACGAGCCGATGACCGCCGCCCGCGTCGACTTCCTGCCCGGCAAGGCGAAGTTCGAGCACCTCGCGCGGTCGCGGTTCCTGCTGAACCTGCACCGCGAGCGGAAGCAGACCCTGGAGTGGGTGCGCACGCTCGAAGCGATGACCAACGGCTGCGTGGTGGTCAGCGAGACGTCCGTGGACGTCGAACCGCTGGTCCCCGGCGAGCACCTGGTCCTCGCGCGGCCGGAGGCGCTGGGCTCGGTCGTCGCCGCGCTCGCCGACGAGCCGGAACGGGAACGGCATCTGCGTTCGGCCGCCTACGGTTTCGTGAAGTCGCTGGACATGACGGCGTCCGCGCGGCGGCTGATCGAGCTGGCGTCCTCGCTGGGCTCGGCGCCCGCCGCGGACATCGCCCCGGCGCGGGCGCTGGCGACGAGCCTGCGGAACCCGGAGGACGCGCTGGCGATCGACACCCCGTCGTTCGACGCGCGGTTCGCGGGCGACCGGTCCGCCGCCGGACCGGCTTCGGCACGCGGGACGGCGTTGTCGGCACGGATCGCGCAGCGCACGGCGGGGGCCCGGCGGGTCGCCACGCGTAGCTGGGAGCCGGCCGCGGCTTCGACGGCGGGCACCGCCGACGTCGACGTGCTGATCGTGCGCCGGACCGGCGAGGTCGACCCGGACGATCTCGCGAACGACCTGCTCACGGGCAGCGTGACCCCGCGGAAGGTGCTGGTCGGCGAGGACGGCGTGCACCCGTGGCCGCGCCCACGCCCGTACGACGTCCTGCTCCACGACACCCCGCTCGGCCGCGGGCTCACCCGGAACTCGCTGTTGGAGCGTTCGACGGCGTCGTGGCTGCTGGTGCTCGACGGCGGGATGCGGGCTTCGGAATTCCTGCTGGAGCGGCTGCTGGCCGTTTCGGAGGGTGCCGACGTCGTGCACTGCCCGGTCGCGGACCCGGTGGACGGCCTGGTCGGTGCTCTGCCGCCGGAGGAGCGGCGCCTGCGGACGCTGCCGTATCTCGGCAGCGGCTATCTGGTGCGGCGGTCGCTGGTCGACGAGTTCGGCGGGTGGAACACCGAGGTGCTGTTCGAAGGCCTGGAGGATCACCTGTTCTGGCGGCGGGTGGCCGCGGCGGCCCGGCCGACGACGCTGGTGCAGCAGGTGCTGCTGCGGCGGCTGCGTCCGGATCCGGACTCGCGGCCGATGGACCTCGATCCGCATCGGGTGTGGGCGGCCGTCGGCGCTCTGTAG